From Kryptolebias marmoratus isolate JLee-2015 unplaced genomic scaffold, ASM164957v2 Scaffold53, whole genome shotgun sequence, a single genomic window includes:
- the LOC108251582 gene encoding sentrin-specific protease 7-like isoform X1, whose translation MEQLVKLQMFAVAAGGAERTVGELSISLRSLQPPECTEQGCDRTTVTKRPCILVMDSLKLSYHENVCRLIRDYLQVEWEVRRKTPRLFSCDSMRSCSCRVPQQDNSSDCGLYLLQYVESFLQNPVVHFDLPLRLESWFPRQRVRQKREEIRTLILRLHQNQRNKENHKTSPSR comes from the exons ATGGAGCAGCTCGTTAAACTCCAGATGTTTGCTGTTGCTGCAGGTGGAGCCGAGAGAACCGTAGGAGAACTGAGCATCAGCCTGAGATCCCTGCAGCCGCCG gagTGCACCGAGCAGGGCTGTGACAGAACCACAGTGACCAAGAG GCCGTGCATCCTGGTCATGGACTCTCTGAAGCTGTCGTATCACGAGAATGTCTGCAGGCTGATCagaga CTACCTGCAGGTGGAGTGGGAGGTCCGGAGGAAGACTCCTCGCCTCTTCAGCTGCGACAGcatgaggagctgcagctgcagggttCCTCAGCAGGACAACAGCAGCGACTGTGGCCTTTACCTGCTGCAGTACGTGGAGAGCTTCCTGCAG AACCCCGTGGTGCACTTTGACCTCCCGCTGCGACTGGAGAGCTGGTTCCCGCGGCAGCGAGTGCGACAGAAGCGCGAGGAGATCCGGACCCTGATCCTGAGGCTGCACCAGAACCAGCGGAACAAAGAGAACCACAAAACGTCTCCGAGCCGCTGA
- the LOC108251582 gene encoding sentrin-specific protease 7-like isoform X2, translated as MEQLVKLQMFAVAAGGAERTVGELSISLRSLQPPECTEQGCDRTTVTKSYLQVEWEVRRKTPRLFSCDSMRSCSCRVPQQDNSSDCGLYLLQYVESFLQNPVVHFDLPLRLESWFPRQRVRQKREEIRTLILRLHQNQRNKENHKTSPSR; from the exons ATGGAGCAGCTCGTTAAACTCCAGATGTTTGCTGTTGCTGCAGGTGGAGCCGAGAGAACCGTAGGAGAACTGAGCATCAGCCTGAGATCCCTGCAGCCGCCG gagTGCACCGAGCAGGGCTGTGACAGAACCACAGTGACCAAGAG CTACCTGCAGGTGGAGTGGGAGGTCCGGAGGAAGACTCCTCGCCTCTTCAGCTGCGACAGcatgaggagctgcagctgcagggttCCTCAGCAGGACAACAGCAGCGACTGTGGCCTTTACCTGCTGCAGTACGTGGAGAGCTTCCTGCAG AACCCCGTGGTGCACTTTGACCTCCCGCTGCGACTGGAGAGCTGGTTCCCGCGGCAGCGAGTGCGACAGAAGCGCGAGGAGATCCGGACCCTGATCCTGAGGCTGCACCAGAACCAGCGGAACAAAGAGAACCACAAAACGTCTCCGAGCCGCTGA
- the LOC108251582 gene encoding sentrin-specific protease 7-like isoform X3 produces the protein MEQLVKLQMFAVAAGGAERTVGELSISLRSLQPPECTEQGCDRTTVTKRPCILVMDSLKLSYHENVCRLIRDYLQVEWEVRRKTPRLFSCDSMRSCSCRVPQQDNSSDCGLYLLQTPWCTLTSRCDWRAGSRGSECDRSARRSGP, from the exons ATGGAGCAGCTCGTTAAACTCCAGATGTTTGCTGTTGCTGCAGGTGGAGCCGAGAGAACCGTAGGAGAACTGAGCATCAGCCTGAGATCCCTGCAGCCGCCG gagTGCACCGAGCAGGGCTGTGACAGAACCACAGTGACCAAGAG GCCGTGCATCCTGGTCATGGACTCTCTGAAGCTGTCGTATCACGAGAATGTCTGCAGGCTGATCagaga CTACCTGCAGGTGGAGTGGGAGGTCCGGAGGAAGACTCCTCGCCTCTTCAGCTGCGACAGcatgaggagctgcagctgcagggttCCTCAGCAGGACAACAGCAGCGACTGTGGCCTTTACCTGCTGCA AACCCCGTGGTGCACTTTGACCTCCCGCTGCGACTGGAGAGCTGGTTCCCGCGGCAGCGAGTGCGACAGAAGCGCGAGGAGATCCGGACCCTGA